In Papaver somniferum cultivar HN1 chromosome 1, ASM357369v1, whole genome shotgun sequence, a genomic segment contains:
- the LOC113299995 gene encoding hydroxyproline O-galactosyltransferase GALT2-like yields the protein MKRTRSDYLGGGGGGGGGGKRLKLSHLLLFVAALYLIFISTKFPHLIEIASMLSGDDNIMALDGSIKVTNHDDSDLNKPFFSSIYKDNTFHRKLEDNPNNLKPPTMPEKESVEEETTTKPIKPLQHRYGRITGEIMKMWNRTNDLSTVERMADEAWTLGMKAWEEVEKFDLEGSNQTTVVEGKPELCPSSVSITGEELVRGYHLMFLPCGLAAGSSITVIGTPHNAHKEFVPQFARLRNGNAMVMVSQFMVELQGLKAVDGEDPPRILHLNPRLKGDWSNRPVIEHNTCYRMQWGTAQRCEGLLPKNEDDTMLVDGFRRCERWMRSDIVDTKESKTTSWFNRFIGREQKPEVTWPYPFLEDRLFILTVRAGVEGYHINVGGRHVTSFPYRTGFSLEDATGLAVKGDVDVHSVYATSLPTSHPSFSLQRVLEMSEKWKAPPLPDRPIQVFIGILSATNHFAERMAVRKTWMQSAAVKSSNVVARFFVALNPRKEVNAVLKKEAAYFGDIVILPFMDRYELVVLKTIAICEYGVHNASAAYIMKCDDDTFVRVDTVLKEIKGISSEKSLYMGNLNLLHRPLRSGKWAVTYEEWPEEVYPPYANGPGYVISIDIAKFIVTQHVNRSLRLFKMEDVSMGMWVEQFNNTIPVQYSHNWKFCQYGCMEGYFTAHYQSPRQMICLWSKLAKGRAHCCNFR from the exons ATGAAGAGAACAAGGAGTGATTAtctcggtggtggtggtggtggcggtggtggtggtaagagATTGAAATTATCTCATTTGTTATTGTTTGTAGCAGCATTGTACCTAATTTTCATTTCAACCAAGTTCCCACACTTGATAGAGATTGCATCAATGTTAAGTGGAGATGATAATATAATGGCTTTAGATGGATCTATTAAGGTAACTAATCATGATGATTCAGATCTAAATAAACCATTTTTCAGTTCTATTTACAAAGATAATACTTTCCATAGAAAACTAGAAGATAACCCTAATAACTTGAAACCACCAACAATGCCTGAGAAGGAATCAGTTGAAGAGGAAACAACAACTAAACCAATCAAGCCTCTACAACATCGATATGGTAGGATTACTGGTGAGATTATGAAGATGTGGAATAGAACTAATGATTTATCAACTGTAGAACGAATGGCAGATGAAGCATGGACATTAGGGATGAAGGCATGGGAAGAGGTTGAGAAATTTGATCTAGAAGGCTCTAATCAGACTACTGTAGTGGAGGGGAAACCTGAGTTATGTCCTTCGTCTGTGTCGATAACTGGggaagaacttgttagaggatATCATTTAATGTTTCTTCCATGTGGGCTTGCAGCTGGTTCTTCTATAACAGTTATAGGAACACCACATAATGCTCATAAAGAGTTTGTGCCTCAGTTTGCAAGGTTGAGAAATGGGAATGCCATGGTTATGGTGTCACAGTTTATGGTTGAACTGCAAGGGTTAAAAGCTGTGGATGGAGAGGATCCTCCAAGGATTCTGCATTTGAATCCTAGATTGAAAGGAGATTGGAGTAATCGCCCAGTCATTGAGCACAACACTTGTTATAGAATGCAGTGGGGGACAGCTCAAAGGTGTGAAGGTTTATTGCCCAAGAATGAAGATGACACGATGTTGG TGGATGGATTCCGAAGATGTGAGAGATGGATGCGTAGCGATATTGTCGACACCAAAGAGTCTAAGACAACTTCGTGGTTCAATAGATTCATAGGGCGCGAACAGAAGCCAGAAGTGACGTGGCCATATCCTTTCTTGGAGGATAGACTATTTATACTCACGGTACGAGCGGGTGTGGAAGGATACCACATCAACGTTGGTGGTCGACATGTGACCTCATTCCCTTATCGAACG GGATTCTCTCTTGAAGATGCAACAGGATTAGCAGTTAAAGGTGATGTTGATGTGCATTCAGTGTACGCTACATCTCTTCCCACCTCTCATCCAAGTTTCTCACTCCAGCGAGTATTGGAAATGTCCGAGAAGTGGAAGGCTCCACCTTTACCTGACCGTCCCATCCAAGTATTTATTGGGATTCTCTCTGCTACAAATCACTTTGCAGAGCGTATGGCCGTTCGCAAAACTTGGATGCAGTCCGCTGCTGTGAAATCTTCAAATGTGGTGGCTCGTTTCTTTGTTGCACTG AATCCAAGGAAGGAGGTGAATGCAGTGTTGAAGAAGGAAGCAGCTTACTTTGGTGATATTGTTATTTTGCCTTTCATGGATCGTTATGAGCTTGTTGTTCTCAAGACTATTGCCATTTGTGAGTATGGG GTTCACAATGCCAGTGCTGCATATATCATGAAGTGTGATGATGATACCTTTGTAAGGGTGGATACAGTTCTGAAAGAAATCAAGGGCATTTCTTCCGAGAAGTCCCTTTATATGGGAAATCTCAACCTCCTGCACCGGCCTCTCAGAAGTGGGAAATGGGCAGTTACATATGAG GAATGGCCAGAAGAAGTCTATCCTCCTTATGCCAATGGACCGGGATATGTTATTTCTATCGACATTGCCAAATTTATTGTCACTCAGCATGTGAATCGAAGTCTCAGG CTGTTCAAGATGGAAGATGTCAGCATGGGAATGTGGGTTGAACAGTTCAACAACACCATTCCTGTTCAATACTCCCATAATTGGAAGTTTTGTCAGTATGGTTGTATGGAAGGCTATTTCACCGCACATTACCAGTCTCCGAGACAGATGATCTGCTTGTGGTCCAAATTGGCAAAGGGTCGGGCTCATTGTTGCAACTTTAGATGA
- the LOC113300006 gene encoding protein PLASTID TRANSCRIPTIONALLY ACTIVE 12, chloroplastic-like — MASLPTTWLYQDRVLVPGDGFSFGKFGFQHTQASFLGSLTAGKVQASNGLSSRRVEKRVSLLSPVNCSKKERPFDPLSVERPPYSSYYDSTSGQLEPASGARASIPGEDYWPEGTSSRVRAARAPEPRGKTEGAPSFGKNPGSRRKKYKTQATASSEITEASEELGDLVTLESDSDDPSEDPKDIFSEFVVYQNEPEEETNTGFDLDKKHGRPHPFIDPKIKKEIEEPKSSEELWWNWRKPDKEQWSRWQRRRPDSETVFVKAMAETGQIKLYGDQPTLTETSLYRARRHLFKEERLQSEQERLEEIGPLAYYSEWVEGWKRDTSREAVQKHFEETGEDENTQLINMFQHQTAREYRIMMGRDVRIRRDPLAMRMREDQIKAIWGGDPVYPTVNYIQDPNEVIDYRGPEFHEPTPNMLSYLKEHGKMISREELDILLAKEKTEELEITDMDEAMARAVDIGENDDDEEDSEAEAEEEVDEKITRNWSVLKTTPEIRKTKEKPKKKEQMNLEEAVDDSENLTDFLLDFEEEE; from the exons ATGGCATCTTTACCTACAACTTGGCTCTACCAAG ATAGGGTTTTGGTTCCCGGTGATGGTTTCTCATTTGGGAAATTTGGTTTTCAACATACTCAG GCATCTTTTCTAGGTTCACTTACGGCAGGTAAGGTCCAAGCCAGTAATGGGTTAAGCAGTCGTAGGGTTGAAAAGAGGGTGTCTTTACTTTCACCTGTAAATTGTTCTAAGAAAGAAAGACCTTTTGACCCATTATCTGTTGAGCGTCCACCATATTCAAGTTATTATGATTCCACATCCGGGCAGCTTGAACCAGCCTCTGGAGCTCGGGCAAGTATTCCTGGTGAGGACTATTGGCCTGAAGGTACATCCAGCCGAGTTAGGGCTGCTCGGGCTCCTGAACCAAGGGGTAAAACTGAAGGGGCACCATCATTTGGGAAAAATCCTGGAAGTAGACGGAAGAAGTATAAAACACAGGCGACAGCCTCATCAGAAATCACAGAAGCAAGCGAGGAGTTGGGTGATCTTGTTACACTGGAAAGTGATTCAGATGATCCTTCTGAGGATCCTAAAGACATCTTCTCGGAATTTGTTGTTTACCAAAATGAACCCGAGGAAGAAACCAACACAGGGTTCGACTTAGACAAGAAACACGGACGCCCTCATCCATTCATTGACccaaaaataaagaaagagaTAGAGGAACCTAAATCCAGTGAAGAGCTTTGGTGGAACTGGAGAAAGCCAGATAAGGAGCAATGGTCTAGGTGGCAAAGAAGGCGACCTGATTCTGAGACG GTATTTGTAAAAGCCATGGCTGAAACAGGGCAGATAAAACTTTATGGAGACCAGCCAACACTCACTGAGACTTCTCTATATAGGGCAAGACGGCATCTATTCAAGGAGGAGAG GCTACAGAGTGAACAAGAGAGACTGGAAGAAATAGGTCCTTTGGCATACTACTCAGAATGGGTTGAAGGATGGAAGAGGGACACTTCCAGAGAGGCTGTTCAGAAACATTTTGAGGAGACTGGTGAAGATGAGAACACTCAACTGATAAATATGTTCCAGCATCAAACAGCCAGAGAATACCGTATCATGATGGGTAGAGATGTCCGTATTCGTCGCGATCCTTTAGCAATGCGAATGCGCGAAGATCAAATAAAAGCAA TATGGGGTGGAGATCCAGTCTACCCAACTGTTAATTACATTCAAGATCCAAATGAAGTGATCGATTACAGGGGTCCGGAGTTTCATGAGCCAACACCTAACATGCTGTCTTACCTTAAGGAG CATGGGAAGATGATATCGAGGGAGGAGCTTGACATACTTCTGGCAAAAGAGAAAACTGAAGAACTTGAG ATTACCGATATGGATGAAGCTATGGCTAGAGCTGTTGACATCGGTGAAAACGAC GACGATGAGGAGGACAGTGAGGCCGAAGCAGAGGAAGAAGTCGATGAGAAAATTACACGTAATTGGAGTGTTCTAAAAACTACTCCCGAGATCCGCAAAACTAAG GAGAAACCAAAGAAAAAGGAACAGATGAATCTGGAGGAGGCTGTAGATGATTCTGAAAACTTAACCGATTTCCTTCTAGACTTTGAAGAAGAGGAGTAG